CTGCATGTGTACCAAGTAGCGCATGATCCGACGGAGGACGCCGAGGTTGGTGCAAGGAGTAGGAAGTGAGGCACCAAGTTGAGATAGTGTTATGGGCCGCCCATGGCCGTGGACCACCTCAGGTATTCCGGTTTCGACCGCACATTTGAGGACGAAGGAATTAATGGCTCCCAGTGAATGGTTCCACGCAATTGCTTGGCCCACTAGCTCTCTCTCTTCAAATGTGCGGTCGACAGCGGAATAGCTGAAGTGATCCACGGCCATGGGCGGCCCATAACACTTTCTCAACTCGCGGTTTCACTTCCTACGCCTTGCACCAACATCGACGTCCTCCGTCGGATCATGCACTACTTGGTGCACATGCAGCCCTTCACCCTAAAAAATGAAGGGtctgatgaggaggaggaatcaTACGGGCCAACCTTGACCACCAAATACCTCCTGATCAACGAGGAGAAGAGTATAGTACCGTTGTTGAAACTTCATATGCACGAGAAATGCTTAGCTGCATGGCACACAATGGGGTCTTGCATGCAAGGGAAGGCCGGTATGTCTGCCTTTGAGAGGATGTATGGAGAGGGCCTTTGGGCCTATGCTTCCAAGGATCTGGAGCACAACTGCATCTTCAATGAAGCAGTGGCTAGTGGGGCCCGACAAGTGGTGCCTGCGTTGATCGACGGCTATGGGGAAGTGTTCCAAGGGTTAACGTCTTTGGTGGATATAGGAGGCGGCATCGGCACCACTCTACGGTCCATCGCCAGGTCATTTCCCCACATAAAGTGCACCGTACTAGATCTTCCTCATGTGGTAGAGACAGCACCCAGCTGCCCAGAAGTGGAGTTTGTTGCCGGCAACATGTTCTCTTTCATACCAAAGGCCGACGCTGTTATGCTTATGGTAACGTATCATTCTCTTCTTGTAAGAGCACTTAAAAACTCGCTGAGTTGACTCTGGTCTTGCCTAGATCGTTCGTTGGATCTCCGTTTAGCTCACTATTATTGGATCAGATTTTTTAATCAAATCATTTGGCCGAGTTTTCACGAAAATCAGATGAGTCAACTCGACAGTTTGAGAATTGGGTGtataaatatattattaaaactcttaaaaaattgaaaatttacaGATAACTAtataattaatatggaatttacgtTTTGGTATCTTTTTCGGAAAGGTTTTCCAACAGATACCATCGATCGATATAATTGTCATTCCACCACCGTTCTTTacacctttattttattttattttattttaatttttttaaattttttaatcatGGCTGGTTAGGTGGCCATGTGGGTAAATGAGTCACGCACTGAGATgcttatgtaaaatccattcctaCCACTAAGTGCATCATGTCATTTTAAGCTAAGGGCCCAAAATCAtcctatccataatttaggtGGATCTAGAGGTTtacacaagtcgaaccgagtcgagcttggcacaacttgactcagctcggccacttgctgaccctaggtcgaactcggctcggctcgatcctcgagcttgactggccagctcagctcggttcggtcagcagctcgagccagttcgagccaagatcgaaccGAGTTTGTctttgcaacattttcacaaacaaatggactacaccttcaaaatctcactgtatgtaaaacagcaggagtggttttataggtatttcgtcaaacaccttataagcaacataaaaatcaagaaaataaaagggaatttgtttcatatatgtaccttccttgccaccagccacacttcgttgagtcattacatcaaacacttggttagcaacaacaatatcaaagtaaccgagtcaccgaactggttcgatccgagtcgagtcaagcttgagcAAAGCTCAAACTCTTTTCGAaaatttttcaagctcaaaaaatcagctcgacttcaGACTCAATTTCGAACCGCGTCAAATCAacctttttcgagtcgagtcgagcgagctaatcgagctaactcTGCTAGTGTACAACCCTATgtggatcacatgattggaaGCTGTGTACATGCAACATTCACCCTCTAAACTAATTCCCttgtatggctcacttgaatcacGAGTGGACTTCAATTTTAAGCCCCATGTCTAAATTTTTGAATGTCATCTaatagtggatttcatataatcatcatacgAGGCTTAGTGAAAATCAAGGTTAACTGGCATCTCACATTTAACGGTTAGAATAGATGTTACATAAAAAGCATGATGCCCCACCAAAAATTGCCGGACTTTATAGAGTATTCAAGGGAACGGTGTAGGATGCCCCTTTGGATTTTGAAAGGCCAGTTGTGATACATATGTACTGACCATTATATATTATAATTTGTTGCAATGTAATTGAACCTCATCATTACTGACTGCATTTAATGCCGCAGTTTTGACACCATCAGTGATGACATTGGCCAAATCCCTCCACGTGGCAAGCAGGGATATAGATTCTTAGTAAAATattaggccaaaaaaaaaaaaaaaaatttacctgTAATTCTTGTTAGCCGACCAAAGAAACCAGTTGAGAAAGAAGTCCACCCTTACTTATAAAGGGACTCATCAGGATAATTGTATGAAATCTTATCTAatcattatattcaacataaatATTTAGGCTTGTTTGCCAAAAATCATATCCATGTATTCAATTCATGAACGCCACACTAATGGAAGTAGTTTGGAGGCTGAATGTTGCCTT
This region of Magnolia sinica isolate HGM2019 chromosome 1, MsV1, whole genome shotgun sequence genomic DNA includes:
- the LOC131249922 gene encoding (RS)-norcoclaurine 6-O-methyltransferase-like, with amino-acid sequence MQPFTLKNEGSDEEEESYGPTLTTKYLLINEEKSIVPLLKLHMHEKCLAAWHTMGSCMQGKAGMSAFERMYGEGLWAYASKDLEHNCIFNEAVASGARQVVPALIDGYGEVFQGLTSLVDIGGGIGTTLRSIARSFPHIKCTVLDLPHVVETAPSCPEVEFVAGNMFSFIPKADAVMLMWVLHNWGDEDCVKILKRCTDAIDAKSGKVIIVDIIIGVDDPQELEHVRLATDMIMLAKTGGKERNEKEWRRLLSDAGFNQCKITPIKALQSVIEARP